The Fimbriimonas ginsengisoli Gsoil 348 genome window below encodes:
- a CDS encoding DMP19 family protein, producing the protein MPIVGPDTKTDLLFVVVRHLMLKPQSELSKAERMIVAVDWLDTQVGADGFYGFFAYDLGSTPIIVEALESIGCPKTASIVAKAIAVLGPVDLTDPKALDQAVDRDGVCERLSEIDFLYYDEPEPIEDHLWAFIERSVDDIHLH; encoded by the coding sequence TTGCCTATCGTCGGACCTGATACAAAGACAGATCTGCTCTTCGTCGTTGTCCGTCACTTGATGTTAAAGCCACAAAGCGAGTTATCCAAGGCAGAGCGGATGATCGTCGCGGTAGATTGGTTGGATACCCAGGTAGGGGCGGATGGCTTCTATGGATTCTTCGCCTATGACTTAGGGTCTACGCCGATCATTGTTGAGGCGCTTGAATCGATCGGTTGCCCAAAAACGGCCTCAATCGTCGCAAAGGCAATTGCCGTCCTAGGCCCCGTGGATCTCACCGACCCTAAAGCACTTGATCAGGCCGTTGACCGAGATGGGGTGTGTGAGCGGTTGTCAGAGATCGACTTCCTATATTACGATGAGCCAGAACCTATCGAAGATCATCTCTGGGCGTTCATCGAGCGCTCCGTCGACGACATTCATCTTCACTAG
- a CDS encoding alpha-L-fucosidase, with protein sequence METRQDVIAHTDQPLKEKPEWLRERLEWFQDQKFGLILHWGPYALWDCCESWPLSPGDEWARNDGMECWTSRGKDLELFQRDYWALNRSFNPIKYDAEKWAEVAKHAGIRYVAMTTKHHDGFCMWDTSTTEYRITGPECPFHTDPRSDVYMGLCDAFQSRGMAISCYFSKADWHSPHYWSPDKPVVTRQANTQGTPEWDKFVDFTHRQIRELMTNYGKIDILWLDAGWVKDERNESLDMPKMIAMARELQPGLIVANRTVGDEFEDFITPEHQIPDAPLDEPWESCLCMAENWKYHPRDVYRSTSEILRMLIDIVSKGGNFLLGVGPTPEGEFPKPAMERLREIGDWMTVNGEAIYATRAIAPYSEGETRFTRQGNRVFAFLLDEAVHGLQALRPSAGAELRLLGSDDPVSFWESEGGIEFRLPDSAGNLPRPLVLNFSLEPS encoded by the coding sequence ATGGAAACCCGCCAAGACGTCATCGCCCACACAGACCAGCCCCTTAAAGAGAAGCCTGAGTGGCTGCGCGAGCGGCTGGAGTGGTTTCAGGATCAGAAGTTTGGGCTGATCCTTCATTGGGGGCCGTACGCTCTGTGGGACTGCTGCGAGTCTTGGCCGCTCTCGCCCGGGGACGAATGGGCTCGCAACGACGGCATGGAGTGTTGGACCAGCCGGGGGAAAGACCTCGAGCTTTTTCAGCGCGACTATTGGGCGCTGAACCGCAGCTTCAATCCGATCAAGTACGACGCGGAGAAGTGGGCGGAGGTGGCCAAGCACGCCGGCATCCGGTACGTGGCGATGACCACGAAGCACCACGACGGGTTCTGCATGTGGGACACCTCGACGACCGAGTACCGCATCACCGGGCCCGAGTGTCCGTTCCACACCGACCCGCGCTCGGACGTCTATATGGGGCTTTGCGATGCGTTTCAGTCGCGCGGAATGGCGATCTCGTGCTACTTCAGCAAGGCGGATTGGCACTCGCCGCACTACTGGTCGCCCGATAAGCCGGTCGTGACCCGCCAAGCGAACACTCAGGGCACGCCGGAATGGGATAAGTTCGTCGACTTCACCCACCGCCAGATCCGGGAACTGATGACGAACTATGGAAAGATCGACATCCTGTGGCTGGATGCCGGCTGGGTGAAGGACGAGCGGAACGAGAGCCTCGACATGCCCAAGATGATCGCGATGGCGCGCGAACTGCAGCCGGGACTCATCGTGGCCAACCGGACGGTGGGAGACGAATTCGAAGACTTCATCACCCCCGAGCACCAGATTCCGGACGCTCCGCTGGATGAGCCGTGGGAGTCGTGCCTGTGCATGGCCGAAAACTGGAAATACCATCCGCGCGACGTCTACCGCTCCACGTCGGAGATATTGCGCATGCTCATCGACATCGTGTCGAAAGGCGGAAACTTCCTTCTGGGCGTTGGACCGACCCCGGAAGGGGAATTCCCCAAGCCGGCCATGGAGCGCCTGCGCGAGATCGGCGACTGGATGACGGTCAACGGAGAGGCGATCTATGCCACCCGAGCCATTGCCCCCTATTCGGAGGGGGAGACCCGGTTCACGCGCCAAGGGAACCGGGTGTTTGCCTTTCTGCTTGATGAGGCAGTGCACGGCCTTCAAGCGCTCCGGCCCTCGGCCGGCGCCGAACTGCGGTTGCTCGGCTCCGACGATCCAGTCTCCTTCTGGGAGAGCGAAGGTGGCATCGAGTTCCGGCTTCCCGATTCGGCCGGCAACCTTCCCCGTCCGCTTGTCCTGAACTTTTCACTCGAGCCATCGTAG
- a CDS encoding DUF2332 domain-containing protein, which produces MPHEILAEKFREFARSEAAHSSPIYAGLALRVADSPELLELVAEGPSNQPFANLLFSSVRVVLAEEGRDIDAGDTAEVAFEKVVDIARRRRTELLHLMNTRIVQTNEVRRSIYLYCAFLRLSEEIGRRPVALIEIGASAGLNLVFEQHRYQFEGRTEFGNAKGRLCLTSVLRGSINPPAGNSGSPIFRRYGLDLNPLDMNSEADAAWLRALIWPDHTERITLLTEAILVQREFDIEMRKGDGIELLPSVIQEIPSDVVPYVFHTHVANQLSSEQKGKLLAAIERLGRDRDVIHVFNNIHPHLHATVVSGGRQREIPLARTEGHGRWVEWLDQGDP; this is translated from the coding sequence ATGCCTCACGAAATCCTCGCCGAAAAGTTTCGGGAATTTGCCCGATCGGAGGCGGCCCACTCGTCGCCGATCTACGCCGGTCTCGCTCTACGGGTCGCCGATTCTCCGGAGCTTCTGGAGTTGGTGGCGGAAGGACCGAGCAACCAACCGTTCGCGAACCTATTGTTCTCGTCGGTTCGTGTCGTGCTCGCCGAAGAAGGGAGGGACATCGATGCCGGCGACACGGCCGAAGTCGCCTTTGAGAAAGTTGTCGATATCGCCCGGCGTCGGCGTACCGAACTGCTGCACCTAATGAACACAAGGATTGTTCAGACCAACGAAGTGCGACGATCGATTTACTTGTACTGCGCCTTCTTACGCCTTTCGGAAGAAATTGGCCGGCGTCCGGTCGCCCTCATCGAGATTGGCGCGAGCGCAGGCTTGAATCTCGTGTTTGAACAGCACAGGTACCAGTTCGAAGGAAGGACCGAGTTCGGGAACGCCAAAGGCCGACTTTGTCTGACGTCGGTCTTAAGGGGCAGCATTAATCCGCCCGCTGGCAACTCCGGTTCTCCAATCTTCCGCCGATACGGGCTCGACCTGAATCCCCTCGACATGAACTCTGAGGCGGACGCCGCCTGGCTACGTGCCTTAATCTGGCCCGATCATACCGAGCGGATCACGTTGCTGACCGAGGCGATCCTGGTTCAGAGAGAGTTCGACATTGAGATGAGAAAAGGGGACGGGATCGAACTCCTTCCCAGTGTCATACAGGAAATTCCTTCCGACGTAGTCCCCTATGTTTTTCACACCCATGTGGCCAATCAATTATCCAGTGAGCAGAAAGGGAAGCTATTGGCGGCGATCGAGCGACTCGGCCGAGATCGCGACGTCATCCATGTTTTCAACAACATTCATCCGCACCTGCACGCCACCGTCGTTTCCGGCGGAAGGCAAAGAGAGATTCCCCTCGCCCGAACCGAGGGCCACGGCCGGTGGGTGGAATGGCTCGATCAGGGTGATCCCTGA
- a CDS encoding type II toxin-antitoxin system HicA family toxin: protein MCVTVRDAIRKIEQDGWKQVRQTGSHRHYRHPTKPGTVTIPGHFSDDLHPKTENSILKQAGLR from the coding sequence ATGTGCGTGACCGTTCGGGACGCCATTCGAAAGATTGAACAGGACGGATGGAAGCAGGTTCGCCAAACGGGAAGCCACCGACATTACCGGCATCCAACCAAGCCAGGAACGGTGACCATACCCGGACACTTTTCTGACGACCTTCACCCTAAAACCGAGAACAGCATCCTAAAACAGGCAGGCCTACGATGA
- a CDS encoding type II toxin-antitoxin system HicB family antitoxin encodes MSSLAYSVVYETQPGSNWSAYVPDLPGCVSTGKTLDEIQRNIREAVEGHIQVMREFGDEIPHPSTLVGVVEVV; translated from the coding sequence ATGAGTTCATTAGCTTATTCCGTCGTCTATGAGACCCAACCAGGTTCCAATTGGAGTGCTTACGTCCCCGACCTTCCCGGGTGCGTTTCAACCGGAAAAACACTTGACGAGATCCAACGAAATATCCGTGAAGCGGTCGAAGGGCACATTCAAGTGATGAGGGAATTCGGCGATGAAATCCCTCATCCATCCACGCTTGTTGGCGTTGTAGAGGTCGTCTGA
- a CDS encoding WD40/YVTN/BNR-like repeat-containing protein — MHSAIRMRVVVAGLASLLSAASFGQSVDPSLLGGLSYRLVGPFRAGRCLACTGVPGNPDKFYFGAVGGGIWVSENAGLTWTPIFDQMHAASIGAIAVAPSKPEVVYVGSGEADMRSDIQQGDGMYKSTDGGATWAHIGLEDTRQIGKILVDPQNENVLYVAALGHQFGPNEERGVFKSVDGGATWTKSLYLNADTGAIDMVMDPTDHNTLIASMWQTRRPPWEVYPPSSGPGSGLYKSTDAGKTWSKITGHGLPGAFGHVGLSISNANPNRVYAVVDTNRKTGGGVFVSEDKGANWTLATADERLWGRGWYFGGITADPKDADAVYVMNTGMYRSTDGGKTFLPIKGAPGGDDYHTLWINPSDPKRMISATDQGTIVSIDGGKTWSSWWNQPTGQFYHVIADNRFPYWVAGAQQDSGAMAVPSRSNHDHISMRDWRPMSVGGESGTIAADRLHPGTLLDDGGTIERLDDGWHKSVDPTKGKPGGPWRKAWTLPIAASPVDPKVFYTSRQSVFRSGDSGNSWQIISPDLTRQTHTTPTNLDGPTAADIDPAPHHGVVFWLAPSPKKRGTLWAGTDDGLIWLTRDDGKHWENVTPSQLTPWSTVGIIDASHFDADTAYAAIDRHRLDDNKPYIYRTRDGGKHWDLITTGLPSGEFVNVVREDPVRRGLLYAGTDWGVFVSFDDGANWQPLQLNLPHASMRDLVIAGNDLVVGTHGRAIWILDDLSPLRQISTSTRSTTLLAPSPAVVFIRGPGFDDGTPLPIEEPRGENPPYGAMIDYVLAEPAHLVTVRVTDAHGKEVGKASSSDKPRPPDPSRLTIAPYWVRPGSTLSTGPGAHRFVWNFGEQMAPGDYEVALTVDGKVYKQRLKLLADPRQKR, encoded by the coding sequence ATGCACTCGGCGATACGTATGCGCGTGGTCGTGGCTGGCCTCGCGAGCCTCCTCTCTGCCGCTTCTTTTGGACAAAGCGTCGACCCGTCGCTGCTTGGCGGTCTGAGCTATCGCTTGGTCGGCCCATTCCGTGCCGGCCGGTGCCTTGCGTGCACCGGCGTGCCAGGGAATCCGGACAAGTTCTACTTCGGGGCGGTTGGCGGCGGGATTTGGGTAAGCGAAAACGCGGGGCTTACTTGGACGCCGATCTTCGACCAGATGCACGCGGCGTCGATCGGAGCGATCGCGGTGGCGCCAAGCAAGCCGGAGGTCGTCTACGTCGGTTCGGGCGAGGCCGATATGCGGTCGGACATCCAGCAGGGTGACGGCATGTACAAGTCGACGGACGGCGGCGCGACATGGGCGCACATCGGCCTGGAAGACACGCGCCAAATCGGCAAGATCCTCGTCGATCCGCAGAACGAGAACGTACTTTACGTGGCCGCGCTCGGCCACCAGTTCGGGCCGAACGAGGAGCGGGGCGTCTTCAAGTCGGTAGACGGCGGCGCGACGTGGACCAAATCCCTGTACCTCAACGCGGACACCGGCGCCATCGACATGGTGATGGACCCCACAGACCACAACACCCTCATCGCTTCGATGTGGCAAACCCGGCGTCCGCCATGGGAGGTCTACCCTCCGAGTAGCGGCCCGGGGAGCGGTCTCTACAAGTCCACCGACGCCGGAAAGACCTGGTCGAAGATCACGGGCCACGGGCTACCGGGCGCGTTCGGACACGTCGGTCTTTCCATTTCCAATGCGAATCCGAATCGCGTCTACGCCGTTGTGGACACGAACCGCAAGACCGGAGGCGGCGTCTTCGTCTCCGAAGACAAGGGCGCCAACTGGACGTTGGCAACGGCCGATGAGCGGCTCTGGGGACGGGGTTGGTACTTCGGCGGCATCACCGCGGATCCAAAGGACGCCGACGCCGTCTACGTGATGAACACCGGTATGTATCGATCCACGGACGGCGGCAAGACGTTTCTACCGATCAAGGGAGCTCCGGGCGGCGACGACTACCACACGCTCTGGATTAACCCATCCGACCCGAAACGGATGATCTCCGCCACCGATCAGGGGACGATCGTCAGCATCGACGGCGGCAAAACTTGGAGCTCTTGGTGGAACCAGCCGACCGGCCAGTTCTATCACGTCATCGCGGACAATCGTTTCCCCTATTGGGTGGCGGGCGCCCAGCAGGATTCGGGGGCGATGGCGGTCCCCAGCCGTTCGAATCATGACCACATCAGCATGCGCGACTGGCGTCCCATGTCGGTAGGCGGGGAGAGCGGGACCATCGCCGCCGACCGGCTTCACCCGGGGACGCTTCTCGACGACGGCGGAACGATCGAGCGGCTCGATGACGGCTGGCATAAATCGGTAGATCCTACCAAGGGTAAGCCGGGCGGTCCCTGGCGCAAGGCGTGGACCCTCCCAATTGCCGCCTCGCCGGTCGATCCCAAGGTCTTTTACACGAGTCGCCAGTCCGTCTTTCGAAGCGGCGACAGCGGTAATAGCTGGCAGATCATCAGTCCCGACCTAACGAGGCAAACCCACACGACACCAACGAATCTGGACGGCCCGACGGCTGCCGACATCGACCCCGCTCCGCATCATGGCGTCGTCTTTTGGCTTGCGCCCTCTCCCAAAAAAAGGGGCACGCTCTGGGCGGGCACCGACGACGGACTAATCTGGCTGACCCGGGACGACGGCAAGCACTGGGAGAATGTGACGCCCTCTCAGCTGACTCCGTGGAGCACGGTCGGCATTATCGATGCTTCGCACTTCGATGCGGACACCGCCTACGCCGCAATCGACCGGCATCGCCTCGACGACAACAAACCGTACATCTACCGAACGCGCGACGGAGGCAAACATTGGGACCTCATTACCACTGGCTTGCCCTCGGGCGAGTTTGTTAATGTCGTCCGGGAGGATCCGGTTCGGCGGGGGCTGCTTTACGCCGGCACTGACTGGGGCGTTTTCGTGTCTTTCGACGACGGCGCCAATTGGCAGCCGCTTCAATTGAACCTGCCTCATGCCTCCATGCGCGACCTCGTCATCGCCGGTAACGATCTCGTGGTGGGAACTCACGGACGGGCAATCTGGATATTGGACGATCTATCGCCTCTAAGGCAGATCTCCACGTCGACGCGGTCGACCACTCTCTTGGCCCCCTCGCCCGCCGTCGTGTTTATACGAGGTCCGGGGTTCGACGACGGCACCCCTCTACCGATCGAGGAGCCGCGGGGGGAGAATCCGCCCTACGGGGCGATGATCGACTATGTTCTGGCCGAGCCCGCGCATCTGGTGACCGTCAGAGTGACCGACGCTCATGGAAAGGAAGTCGGAAAAGCGTCCAGCAGCGATAAACCTCGGCCGCCAGATCCGAGCCGGTTGACCATCGCTCCTTACTGGGTTCGTCCGGGATCGACCCTATCGACCGGTCCGGGAGCCCACCGCTTCGTCTGGAACTTCGGTGAGCAAATGGCGCCGGGCGACTACGAGGTCGCGTTAACGGTCGATGGCAAAGTGTACAAGCAGCGCCTGAAGCTCCTCGCGGACCCAAGGCAAAAGCGGTAA
- a CDS encoding menaquinone biosynthetic enzyme MqnA/MqnD family protein: MSYTVGCVSYVNAIPLVMRFEDWGDSSPVRVIYDVPSRLPALLDSGEAQAILVSSLDALRIPGRRMAAEVCIGSHGPVKSVRLFSKVPPKEIQSLALDSSSLTSNRLARVILSERYDTDPKVVTLAPNLHDMLKEADACVLIGDIGMISDGTDLHVLDLGEEWRRLTGKPFVWAAWIGNEGLTPELAGWLMAGAETWCVGRKLEIEAGISRLMRLVYRRHLLDEGSHEHVELVRERLVERALKHAPGWTADMILDYYLNVMVYDMNDAMHEGLREFQRRLVSNGFTDSNHFPALVGADFPQVEAMRAEIAARGESIPDWLRPSRTD, translated from the coding sequence GTGAGCTATACCGTAGGGTGCGTTTCGTATGTAAACGCAATCCCGCTGGTGATGCGGTTCGAAGACTGGGGTGACAGCTCGCCGGTTCGGGTGATCTACGACGTACCGTCCCGACTGCCCGCTCTGCTCGACAGCGGCGAGGCGCAAGCGATCCTGGTCTCCAGCCTCGACGCCTTGCGCATCCCCGGCCGCCGTATGGCGGCCGAAGTCTGCATCGGCTCCCATGGCCCGGTCAAGAGCGTCCGCCTCTTCTCCAAGGTGCCGCCAAAAGAGATCCAGTCCTTGGCGCTGGATTCCAGTTCGCTGACCAGCAACCGCCTCGCCAGGGTGATCCTTTCCGAACGATACGACACCGATCCGAAGGTAGTCACGCTTGCCCCAAACCTCCACGACATGCTGAAGGAGGCGGACGCCTGCGTTTTGATTGGCGACATCGGGATGATATCCGACGGAACCGATCTGCACGTGCTCGACCTCGGCGAAGAGTGGCGGCGCCTCACCGGCAAGCCGTTTGTGTGGGCCGCGTGGATCGGAAACGAGGGGCTGACGCCGGAACTGGCCGGCTGGCTGATGGCGGGGGCGGAGACCTGGTGTGTCGGTCGCAAACTGGAAATCGAGGCCGGCATCAGCCGATTGATGCGGCTGGTGTATCGTCGGCACCTCCTCGACGAAGGCTCTCACGAGCACGTGGAGCTGGTACGCGAGAGGCTCGTGGAACGGGCGCTGAAGCACGCCCCCGGCTGGACGGCCGACATGATTCTCGACTACTACTTGAACGTGATGGTGTACGACATGAACGACGCCATGCACGAGGGATTGCGCGAATTCCAGCGGCGTCTGGTGTCGAACGGCTTCACCGATTCCAACCATTTCCCCGCCCTCGTCGGAGCGGACTTCCCCCAAGTCGAGGCGATGCGGGCCGAAATAGCCGCACGCGGCGAGTCGATCCCCGATTGGCTCCGCCCCTCTCGTACCGATTAA
- a CDS encoding class I SAM-dependent methyltransferase, producing MNPDEYTKMYELEDHYWWFVGRRGLALRLLRKFVTRDKPDVLDLGCGTGVVLRELSTWAHPVGLDMSPKALGYCQTRDLKQLVKGDGVHLPFKDGSFDAIIGLDIFEHIEDDTGAFAEAFRVLRPGGVVVLSVPAFRSLWGPHDVALHHFRRYRASEVRKKLRAAGFEAKRVGYSVFFLFPVVVVWRIFEKRKRGPAKASLVNVPRWGNRLLAGVQDVEASMIQRFDLPWGSSVIAVGKKP from the coding sequence GTGAACCCGGACGAGTACACGAAGATGTACGAGCTCGAGGACCACTATTGGTGGTTCGTCGGGCGTCGCGGATTGGCGCTTCGCCTTCTGCGCAAGTTCGTAACCCGCGACAAACCGGACGTGCTTGACCTCGGATGCGGAACCGGTGTCGTCCTTCGCGAACTCTCTACCTGGGCCCACCCGGTGGGGCTCGATATGAGCCCGAAGGCGCTTGGCTACTGCCAGACGCGCGATCTGAAACAGCTCGTCAAAGGAGATGGCGTGCACCTCCCGTTCAAAGATGGCTCGTTCGACGCGATCATCGGCCTCGATATCTTCGAACACATCGAAGACGACACGGGGGCATTCGCGGAGGCGTTTCGCGTGTTGCGCCCGGGCGGGGTAGTGGTGCTGAGCGTGCCCGCGTTCCGATCCTTGTGGGGGCCGCACGACGTCGCGCTGCACCACTTCCGCCGGTACCGCGCCTCCGAAGTGAGGAAGAAACTACGGGCGGCCGGGTTCGAGGCGAAGCGGGTCGGTTACTCCGTCTTCTTCCTTTTCCCAGTCGTGGTGGTGTGGCGCATATTCGAAAAGCGGAAACGCGGACCGGCCAAGGCTTCGCTGGTGAACGTGCCCAGGTGGGGCAACCGACTGCTTGCGGGAGTTCAAGACGTAGAAGCATCTATGATCCAGCGTTTCGATCTTCCCTGGGGGAGCAGCGTCATCGCCGTGGGTAAGAAGCCGTGA
- a CDS encoding DUF433 domain-containing protein, which yields MDPSIRHGMLLELLGAGMSIEEILEDYPDLEREDPLAVFAIAARLSSPTRLIEILPSVHSTLEGCQKLAPGFLPRVRRSV from the coding sequence ATGGACCCTTCCATTCGCCACGGAATGCTGCTCGAGCTTCTTGGCGCCGGAATGTCCATCGAGGAAATTCTTGAAGATTATCCTGACCTAGAGCGCGAAGATCCGCTAGCCGTCTTTGCGATTGCGGCGCGTTTGAGTAGTCCGACGCGGCTCATCGAGATTCTCCCTTCCGTGCATTCCACCCTGGAAGGGTGCCAGAAATTAGCCCCGGGTTTCCTACCCAGGGTCCGGAGGTCGGTCTGA
- a CDS encoding dolichyl-phosphate beta-glucosyltransferase, whose protein sequence is MPQLSVPRLSVVVPAYNEEERLPRTLARLHEYYSGQGYRYEVIVVSDGSADRTRELVEDFAKGHPEFRVIEYQPNHGKGYAVRTGIEQAKGELILFCDADLATPQEETEKLLEHMAKGADVAIGSRPLRESTLEVHQPFYREMLGRSFNKLVQLLAIRGIEDTQCGFKMFTPEAAREIFRRCKLDGFGFDFESLMIARDLGLRIDEVPIRWSHQEGSKVVLMRDGPRMLLDLVKLRLAGKRKRLALRG, encoded by the coding sequence GTGCCCCAGCTCAGCGTGCCCAGACTCTCCGTGGTGGTGCCCGCTTATAACGAAGAGGAGCGGTTGCCCAGAACCCTGGCACGGCTCCACGAGTACTACTCCGGCCAGGGGTACCGCTATGAAGTGATCGTCGTCAGCGACGGCAGTGCCGACCGCACTCGCGAGCTGGTGGAGGACTTTGCGAAAGGCCACCCTGAATTTCGCGTCATCGAGTACCAGCCGAACCATGGGAAGGGGTACGCCGTCCGAACCGGGATCGAGCAGGCGAAGGGCGAGTTGATCCTATTCTGCGACGCTGACCTGGCAACCCCTCAAGAAGAGACGGAAAAGCTGCTCGAGCATATGGCGAAAGGAGCCGACGTAGCGATCGGAAGCCGCCCGTTGCGCGAAAGCACTCTCGAGGTTCACCAGCCCTTCTACCGCGAGATGCTCGGACGATCGTTTAACAAGCTTGTCCAACTCCTCGCGATAAGAGGAATCGAAGACACCCAATGCGGCTTCAAAATGTTCACCCCCGAGGCCGCCCGAGAGATCTTCCGCCGCTGCAAACTGGACGGCTTCGGCTTCGACTTTGAGTCGTTGATGATCGCGCGAGACCTCGGACTCCGAATCGACGAAGTCCCGATCCGATGGTCACACCAGGAAGGTTCGAAAGTTGTTCTCATGCGCGACGGCCCGCGAATGTTGCTTGACCTCGTCAAACTCCGGCTCGCCGGTAAACGGAAGCGACTGGCGCTAAGAGGGTAG
- a CDS encoding EamA family transporter — protein MKVGRIWVLISAAAFGTMSVLAHRGYAAGLDVPTLMLLRFGLASLALWAVVLTKREPLPRGKKLGMLLLMGVAIYFAQSYTYFAAIQHIPAAMVSLLLYLYPVIVTLFSILLFKEKLTVVRVGALALALLGTALTIGRVGHGDALGVILALVSAGLYSAYILVGSRAAAGVSPLATTAVVTGGTALSYIAYVLLKGAAPITLAGFGWGAALSIASVVAIGGLLAGLAKISPVEASVLSALEPIVTALLAAIFLGEALGTSQYAGGTLILAAVVILVRSGQKEPAR, from the coding sequence TTGAAGGTTGGCAGAATTTGGGTCCTCATCTCGGCCGCGGCGTTTGGCACGATGTCCGTGTTGGCGCACCGCGGGTACGCGGCGGGGCTGGATGTCCCGACCCTGATGCTCCTCCGGTTTGGGCTGGCGAGCCTCGCCCTTTGGGCAGTGGTTTTGACAAAACGCGAACCGCTACCTCGCGGCAAGAAGCTGGGAATGCTGCTCCTGATGGGCGTGGCGATCTACTTCGCCCAATCGTACACCTACTTCGCCGCGATCCAGCACATTCCCGCCGCCATGGTATCGCTCTTGCTGTACCTCTATCCGGTCATCGTCACTCTATTCTCCATCCTCCTCTTTAAGGAAAAACTGACGGTCGTTCGGGTTGGAGCGCTTGCCCTCGCGCTGCTGGGGACCGCCCTGACGATCGGCCGAGTGGGGCATGGCGATGCCCTCGGAGTGATCCTAGCCCTGGTTTCCGCCGGCCTCTATTCCGCCTATATCCTCGTGGGAAGTCGCGCCGCGGCTGGCGTTAGCCCCCTCGCCACTACGGCGGTAGTTACCGGCGGGACCGCCCTCAGCTATATCGCCTACGTTCTTCTCAAGGGAGCCGCCCCCATCACGTTAGCCGGATTCGGGTGGGGCGCGGCGCTTTCGATCGCTTCAGTCGTGGCGATCGGTGGGCTGCTTGCCGGCTTAGCCAAGATCAGCCCCGTCGAGGCGTCGGTTCTTTCCGCGCTCGAACCGATCGTCACCGCGCTGCTAGCCGCTATTTTCCTTGGCGAGGCGTTAGGGACGAGCCAGTACGCCGGAGGAACGCTCATCCTGGCGGCCGTGGTCATCCTCGTTCGTTCGGGTCAAAAGGAACCCGCGCGGTAG